The window TCCCCTTTAGTACTTTTAAAATGGCAGAAATCATAGAGCAAAACTACTGTAAATTTAACTTTGGAATGTTAAGAACAATAtcaaatgttcatttttctcattagttATTTAATGCGTTTGGAAAACCCcaaaaaacactaaataaaattgttttcttcttcactGAACCTGAGTCTGTAGTTCAAGTGCTTACAGAAGGAAGTATAGGGTTTAACAAAATTATCAAATAAACAACTTGAtctaaaacatttcaaatttgttaaatttgttaaaattgttaaaattgaaATTTGTTAAAACTAGAcccatttatgttttttaacATTCACATTAGTACTTTCATTATTACTAGAGCACCTCAAGacactttcaaaaataaaggttAAATTAACTTATTTCCAAACacttaaagataatttattttaaaaaatcctttgaaaTATCATTAGGACAGATAATATGTGTAAAAATACTATACTTTATTTTACACATACAATGAATGTGCTATCAAAGCAGCACAACTCACAGTACCATCCCTACTGTAAAAGAcaagaaaaccttaaaattagAGATGACAGTGTACTGTATTTGTATAGAAGTGACAGCTGACCCAAATGGGCTGGCATACGGTGGCATTATAGACATTACAGATTGGGATGCTAATAGAAGTGATAGATAtacttttatttgtcaattatacctcaataaagcagaGGGGGTAAAAAGTGGTAGGGgtaaggaaaggagggaaagacaaATTAAACAACAATGAAAAGGGGTGATATACTTTTTTGCCTATATAAcgttatccatccatccaaccaactAGTTATTAAAACGCTTAAAGGGATTCGGCACTATGTAAAGCTTATTTGTACTTGGCAAAggcaagtttttttgtttttttttgtttttgttttttttttggatggttgCTCAGAAGTGCCATCTGATCTCAGAACAGAAAAATCTAATTAGTACTCACTGAATTCACCCCACTCTTGGTCTCATCAGGAGTTTAAGTGCTCACTGACTGAATCTTTTCAACTCTGGGTCATTTGGTCCTCTAGCCATACATTCAACTGAGAGCCTCCAATTTACATCTTCAAACAGCCTCTCTTGCTATACACAAAGTCAGAAAACAGAATGGCTTGGTGTGAAATGCTGCGGAAATACACAGGCCGCTGGAATGATGGAGCCATGCTCCAGGTACAACTTGGACTACATGCTTATTCCCTACTCTTTTGATTCAGATACAGAATTTATATACATAGTCTAGCATTAAATCAGTACCTTCTCTCAATTGTTCAATATAATACATGATGTTCAATACAATGTATTTATTGCAAAAGGAAGGACGCGGCTCCTGTAGAAAAGTGATGCTGTATAACCATGTGTGTATCGCTTGACTCTATTAAGCATCAGTTTCctttctataaaatagggataacagCTGCCTTGCCTAACTCATAGGGTCACTGAAAGGATCAAATAAGATAGTATACCGGTAAACTGCTAACTATTACTACCATATAAGTTGCTTCTTTTAGAACTTTTGAACTTTTCCAACTCACAGTTTAATTGTAAGTTTGGTTAGACCGTCCAGATACAAAAAGAATGTAAACTAATAGGATGGaggacaaataaagaaaatgttgataAGGATAACAGGTCAGAACATAGGAAGTGAATCGCAGAATTAGAGTCCTGATGCAAAACCAGGACAGGTACGTGCTTACACGTTGCAGACATTGGGCAGTTCCCCCAGCACAAGCACTAAGCTGGACTGTGCTACTCTTAGGTGAATCACTGGGGACAAGTTGAGTCTGGTGATGCAAGGGGAGGGACTTCCAACCCTGATGATCAGGCTCTTCTTCCCTCATGCCTTTAACAAACACTCCTACTCTTTGTGCCTGGCCCAGTTAATGAAAACTATTCCTGGTAAGAAAATGGCTGTCaaagatttttttggggggtgggggtggcgcgGAGAATCTTGTAACTACGAGACACCAGCAGcacacctcctccctcccccaccaccaacTATTTTGAAATACACAGGTTCCGAGTCAGAAAGAGCAGGTTATGTTTTGTTTCTCCCAAGACTCACAGGCCTCACCCTTCAAGcttcagttctctcatctgtaatAGGAAGGATGACGGCGCCTGTCCGCTTCATCCCAGGGCCACAGAGAGGATGAGGGAGACAGTTCCTGAAAGGCGCCAGGAGTGGTGTCTGAAAACACCCAGTCCGCCACTGTTGGTAAAATATTACGATGCGTCCCGTTATGCCCTCCCGCCTCAAGGAAGTCGCCGGGTTGGAACGGACGCCCTCAGTCGCTGAAGAAAGCAACGCTAAATCCGGCCGGGTGTATCCGCACTGAATCTATTTCGGGGCGAGAGGCAGGAAGGACACGGGGCCCCGGGAGCGGGGGAGAGGAGAAAGGCGAATGGACTGGAGGGGTCCGCGACGAGCCTACCTGTTGTTCCGGATGCTGACCAGCACGCACAGCACCAGCTCCAAGTAGGTGCGCAGCACTTCCAGCCAACGGGTTGAGAGCTGCAAGGCCTCGACCTCTTCCCCGCCAGTCCCGGGGTCCGCGCCGCCTCCGTCGCCGGGGCCGCCGCCACCGCTCAGGTAATTCTCGGCGGCGAACTCAACACGCAGCTCTCGCACGAACCAGCCGCACTTGCGCATGAGGAATTCGAGCCGGGGCTGCTCGGCGGGGGAGACGCGGAGGCAGATGCGGAGCTGCGGCCAGAGGGCAGGGTAGAAGAGGCACTCGCGCCAGTGCGAGCAGGAAGCCGAGGCCCGCAGCCGGTCGGGCGCCGGCAGGAAGGAGAAGATGTGCACGATCAGCTCGCTGGGCAGCGACGCGGCGCCTGCCGCCTGCCCGCACAGAGCCAtccggccccgccgccggccgcccgcccccggccgcccccgcagTCCCCGGAGCAGCCCCCGCAGCCGTCGCAGCTGCTgccgccgcagccgcagccgccgccACCGCGCCACCCGGGCGGCCCCGGCTCGGGTTCGAGCTCCCGGCGGTCGGGGCTGCGGCACTGACAAGAACAACAACATCAATGACAAGGAAGAAGGGGGCGGAACCGTCGTGGGTCTTGGCGGAACCAAGTGTGGCAGAAGTTGCCGAGAGGGGGGAAGGCCTCTGCGGGGGCGGCTTCTCGGGAGTCAGCTTCTGGTGCCTTGCACTGTCCTCACGCGGGGCCAAGTCCCACAGACTCCGTGACCTCAAAACCCTCGCCTGTAGTGTTTCGGGCCCAGGAAGCGGCAGAACTTGTCGCAAGGAAGCGGCGCACCTCCCCGCACCTGGAGGCGGAGGCAGGGCGGTGGTAGGAGCTGAGTTTGACGTCACCGGCGGTGGGCGGAGCCCTGCCAGGAGGAGCGCGACTTCCGGAAGAGGGGAGCGCCCGCTTGCCGGTAGGGAAGGGAGACGCGGCACGTGACTCTTGACGCACGcaggccggcggggcggggcgggaagcGCGGTTGGTGCGGGCGCTGGGCGGCCCGGCCCATCTCGTACCTGCGGCCGAGTCCCGTCAAGTGTGTGAGTCGGTAAGCTCTTGAGGGCGCTCCGGCGGTGGCAGCGGCGGACCTCGGGTCCGTGCGGGGGGTCGCGACGCTTCTCAGTCTGAGGCTGTCCTGCGCTGGGCTGAGGACTCACAGCCCAAGTGTCCGCCGGCACGGGGTTTCCGGGCGGACCCGGCCGTGCAGAGTCCTGTTCAaagagtttgagagagagagagccgcTAGGGAGAGGGAGCGGGCGGGCTCGCGGGCCAACTCGGACGAGCTGGGTCGTCGGAGGGGAGACCCTCGGGGCGCGGCGGCCGAGCGCCCAGACCCGGGCCGGCCCGCGGGTGGACCTTCCCCACCGGTCGGTCGTTCGGTGCGCATGACCTCTGCGCCCTCCTGGCctgtggggaaggaggggggacaGCGCCACCCTTTggattttgagggagagagagaagaaaagtccAGTGAGTGGGATCTCCTTCctggtcggtcggtcggtcggtcggtggGATGGTTGGTTGTCAGCCTCTTGTCCACGATTTGAGCGAGGCTGTGAGTTCCCGGTTCTGAGATTTAGAGGCTCTACTTGAAAAGAAGCTGATGAATATGGTAAAGACTGTCTTTAGTTTGGCGCCCGTAACTCGAGAGAAGGCTTTCTTTAAAACTGCCCCTTACCTTGATTACAACTTGGGGAGTAGTGAACCGGTTGTAAGGGGCGGTGAAGTCAGAAAGGAGTAAGTGATTTTATGTAATAATTGAGGATTGCTTTAGTGCGGCTGCCGCTTCAGAGCCGTAACTGTGATCCTGGAACAGCCTTGTTCTCTTGGTAAACACCAAGAGACTGTTCTACCAGATATATTTAGCTTTCTGAGGGCAAAACTCTTCATTCATGCTGCTTTGATGGCTTTTGGTGTCTTGCACGTACCATGTTTCCAACGGTATCGTGTTATCACTTCGGAGTTCTCTTCAGCTACGTATCTGCGAGAAGAGTAGGTCGCGTCTCTGAACCTCCGCGAGTGCTCTTTCTGTGTGATTATTATTATACCTTATGAGTACTTTAACGTGCACTTATGGAAACAATTAGGAAGTTGAGACTTGGATTTtggtcttttatttcttaaactcatTATTTTGAAGTGAACCATAGACCTCTGGATACTCCACTTTTAAGTCTTTCAGTATGCATCTCCATAAAAGCACATTAACTATGGAACAAAAAATAATCACACTTTAAATAATGACATCTTAATGTTATCTAATATtctaatatcaaatatttaagtcTTCATATTTATCCGTTTATCTCCCGAATGACCCTTACAGATGTTTCATCCAAACTAGAATCCAGTTAAAGACCacacttgtttttgtttatgtatttcaaGTCTGCTGATTTAGGatagtcacccccccccccaacacttttttttttttccccccaccctctctgaTTAGCTAAAGAGGCGAGACTTACTATCCTTAAAGTATCTCTCCCCTTTGGTAATTGTTTGACTATTTTCTCTTGATGTTTAGCTTATCCCTCTAGTCCTTGAATTTCTAATAAACTTGAACGTTAATGCTGAAGGCTTGAGTAGGTTGGTGACATCTTGATCTCCCTCCTAAATTTATGTGTTGTTTTTCTTCGTAGTGTGTAAGGTGTTGTTTTGCCTCCCTAAAAATGTCTAGCTCCCCATCAACCATTTGCGTAATGCCCTTAACAATAATTGAAAATTCTTGCCTGAATCCTAATTTTATTAGGGGTTGCAAAATGATAGTTTCCAGATGAGGGTTTCatctacatttattaatttgcatttttctgtgtAGTAGAAGCTTTCTTTTATAAACTGGCAACATTTAATTACTCCAAAATAGAGCTTCTGTTGGAAAGTTAGCGAAAAAGAtgcttagttctttttcttttattaccaatttaaaaagtaagttttagGGCTCCCAAGAGTGACAAATGAGTTTtttctagcttttatttttttctgaatatcatGTACTCATTGCTTTGGGGTATATTTTAATTaactat of the Canis lupus baileyi chromosome 9, mCanLup2.hap1, whole genome shotgun sequence genome contains:
- the LOC140640659 gene encoding uncharacterized protein; protein product: MDWRGPRRAYLLFRMLTSTHSTSSNPGVRAASVAGAAATAQVILGGELNTQLSHEPAALAHEEFEPGLLGGGDAEADAELRPEGRVEEALAPVRAGSRATRRLPPARTEPSGPAAGRPPPAAPAVPGAAPAAVAAAAAAAAAAATAPPGRPRLGFELPAVGAAALTRTTTSMTRKKGAEPSWVLAEPSVAEVAERGEGLCGGGFSGVSFWCLALSSRGAKSHRLRDLKTLACSVSGPGSGRTCRKEAAHLPAPGGGGRAVVGAEFDVTGGGRSPARRSATSGRGERPLAALQIKRNYTQGAISKELYPRSSSIPGPQA